In Aureibaculum algae, the following are encoded in one genomic region:
- a CDS encoding tetratricopeptide repeat-containing sensor histidine kinase, with amino-acid sequence MSFNKSLPSTSKVVVIILICLFAISSLCAQNKIDKAFDSIITSKILTKKKVMNLLTFAGRNRYVPATKKFIIKALEISGKEDEHKKLLLANSYYALGNYHFFHSQIDSSLVALDLADENLSENDLVLKATIMTTRGGIYNKVGDVSLAITTQLNAKQILEKVDTLTLDFKERIKRRGNISTITNSLANLYLKIDDYDNALINYENAFKLTKALKNKPNAAIILSNKGELLNKMKKFEEALKVSKQAKQLKIEAKLPERFIAISNFHIGVAYKNLDSTALALSYFNQVLTQSREKNYKRGEMMALSERGLINFELNKIKEAKEDCTIALEIAEKTNDNDIKIKSCDCLYKVENSLGNHKAALQKYERFTQLKDSVFNEKNIRNITKIGMQYEFDKKEAQQKLIIEEKNRQRNRLISSFIVLSVIALLIVIFYRKRLKYQRKITEQEQTLKNQEIVKLQQENRITAINSMIDGQEKERARIANDLHDGLGGLLSSVKSHFLATQEDKTENKPTIKKTELLIDQACNEVRRISHNMMPHALVISGLKDGIKDITERLEIENYDVTLEINQLPKLDATQEVMVYRLIQEIVANIKRHADAKSIFIQLYAHLTTVHLMVEDDGKGFDLSKIKDKKGLGLQSIESRVAYLNGVIDWDTAVGKGTTININFPT; translated from the coding sequence ATGTCTTTTAATAAGAGCCTCCCATCTACTTCAAAAGTTGTAGTAATTATTTTAATATGTTTGTTCGCAATATCCAGTCTTTGTGCACAAAACAAAATAGATAAAGCTTTTGATTCTATTATAACTAGTAAAATATTGACTAAGAAAAAGGTGATGAACTTACTCACTTTTGCAGGTAGAAATCGATATGTTCCAGCTACCAAAAAATTTATCATTAAAGCTTTAGAAATTTCTGGAAAAGAAGATGAGCATAAAAAATTATTGTTAGCAAATTCATATTATGCTTTAGGCAATTATCACTTTTTTCATTCTCAAATTGATTCTAGCCTTGTAGCCCTTGATTTAGCAGATGAAAATCTTAGTGAAAACGATTTGGTTTTAAAAGCTACAATAATGACGACTAGAGGTGGCATATACAATAAAGTAGGGGATGTGTCCTTGGCAATTACCACACAATTAAATGCGAAACAAATTTTAGAAAAAGTAGACACACTAACGTTAGATTTTAAAGAAAGAATTAAAAGACGAGGAAATATATCTACCATAACTAATAGTTTAGCGAATTTATACCTTAAAATAGATGATTATGATAACGCATTAATTAATTATGAAAATGCTTTTAAACTTACAAAAGCTCTAAAAAACAAGCCCAACGCAGCAATAATTCTAAGTAATAAAGGAGAGCTTTTAAATAAAATGAAAAAATTTGAAGAAGCCTTAAAGGTTTCTAAACAAGCAAAACAATTAAAAATAGAGGCGAAATTACCAGAAAGGTTTATTGCAATTTCTAACTTTCATATTGGTGTGGCCTACAAAAATTTAGACAGTACAGCTCTTGCATTATCCTATTTTAATCAAGTTTTAACTCAAAGCAGAGAAAAAAACTACAAACGAGGTGAAATGATGGCATTGTCTGAAAGAGGCTTAATAAATTTTGAATTAAATAAAATAAAAGAGGCTAAAGAAGATTGTACCATAGCCCTCGAAATTGCAGAAAAAACAAATGATAATGATATTAAAATAAAATCGTGCGACTGTCTGTACAAAGTTGAAAATAGCTTAGGAAACCATAAAGCTGCCTTACAAAAATATGAACGCTTTACACAACTCAAAGACTCTGTTTTTAACGAAAAAAATATTCGAAATATTACCAAAATTGGGATGCAATATGAGTTTGATAAAAAAGAGGCTCAACAAAAATTAATTATCGAAGAAAAGAATAGGCAAAGAAATAGATTAATATCAAGCTTCATTGTTCTTTCGGTCATCGCATTGTTAATTGTAATCTTTTATAGAAAAAGACTTAAATACCAGCGTAAAATTACCGAACAGGAGCAAACCCTTAAGAATCAGGAAATAGTAAAACTGCAACAAGAGAACCGTATAACGGCCATAAATAGTATGATTGATGGCCAAGAAAAAGAAAGAGCTAGAATTGCTAATGATTTACATGATGGGCTGGGAGGGCTTCTTAGTTCTGTAAAGTCCCATTTTTTAGCAACACAAGAAGATAAAACTGAAAACAAGCCAACAATAAAGAAAACGGAACTTTTAATTGATCAAGCATGTAATGAAGTTCGAAGAATATCTCACAATATGATGCCGCATGCATTAGTAATTTCAGGATTGAAAGATGGAATAAAAGATATTACCGAACGCTTAGAAATTGAAAATTATGACGTAACCTTAGAAATAAACCAATTGCCAAAACTAGATGCTACTCAAGAAGTTATGGTATATAGATTAATTCAAGAAATTGTAGCCAATATAAAAAGGCATGCTGATGCTAAATCAATATTTATTCAGCTGTATGCACATCTTACTACGGTGCATTTAATGGTTGAAGATGATGGTAAAGGTTTTGACCTTTCAAAAATAAAAGACAAAAAAGGACTCGGCTTACAAAGTATTGAAAGTAGAGTTGCTTATTTAAATGGTGTCATAGATTGGGATACTGCTGTAGGAAAAGGCACCACTATAAATATTAATTTCCCTACTTAA